TAGAAAAATCAATGGGCAGTCAAGACCTGGCAAGAGACTATTTCCTGCAACATTTAGAGATCAGTAAAAATCTTGCTGAAAAAGATCCAGCCAATACTACATGGCAAAGGGATCTGGCCATTGCATACTACAGGGTCGGTGCTATGAAAAAATCAACGGGCGGTGCAGATCCGGCAAAAAAATATTTCCAGAAACATTTGGAGATCAGTAAACGTCTGGCTGAAAAAGATCCAACCAATACGACCTGGCAAAGAGATTTGGCCATTGCATACTACAGATTGGGTTCATTGGAAAAATCAACGGGTCGTCCAGACCTGGCAAGGCAATATTTCCAAAAACATTTTCAAATTTGTAGATGCTTAGTTGAAAAGGATCCTAAAAACATTCAATGGCAAAAAGCACTGCATCATGCATGTGACAGGCTGAGCCGTTTATATGAACAGAGCAACGACCAAGCCCAGGCCAAGTTGTATGCCGATCAGGCCGCAAAAATCCGTGAAAAGATTGAGGCGTTCAACACGTCTCCTAAATAACGGCCACGGGCCGTCCTTGGTCTGTCTACACCCAGGCCTCGCCCCACAATAAAGATAGAAGGATATTAGTAACTTACCCAGACTTTCTTATAAAAAGGGTATATAAAAGGGGCAGGCAGAAAAAAAAATGTGGCATATACCCATACAAAACTTAAAGGGGATTGAAACTATTCCAATCCCCTGTCTGATCATCGGATACCTGCAACCTCACTAAGCCGGATCAAAAACCAAAAACAAGCTAAGCCAAAGCCGCCTGGATAATGCTGACCGCCTTTTCCACGGGCAGGGTGCCTGTGTTTAAAACCAAGTCGTAGTTTGCCGGATCTTGGGTATCAGCATTAAAATACCGCCTGATAAAGGCGGTCCTGTTGGCATCGGTACTGACCATCATTTTCTGGGCATCTTCCGCGTTCAACCCCCGGGCCTCTTGCACCACCTTCCGGCGCAGGGCATCGGGGGCAACGATTCTTACCCGCAAGGCGTTAATATTTTTCAAGGCAAAGTTGGCTCCCCTGCCGAGAATAACGGCATTGCCGTGTCTGCCGATCGTATTGAGTACCCGAAGCAGAATTTTTGAATATTCGTCCGGCCAGAGATGGTGTTCATGGACCAACTCGGCGACCAGATCTTCTACGATATTCATTCCCTTCTCATCAAGGGTTTCAAGTAACACTTTTGCGTTCTGGGACTCTTTGATCATGCTTTCAAGAATTTCATGGTGAAACAGATCATATTCCAACGCATGGGCAAGCGCTTCAGCCACTTGCTGTCCACGGCTGCCGAATTCCCTTGAAATAGTAATCACCCGGCAGGCATCCACAGATTTTTCATCCCGCTTTTTTTGCATCTCCCACCGTTTGACCTGCTCATCGATAATTTTATGAATGGACCTGTTCATGGAAACCTCCTTTCCCGGGCATACCGGGGGTTAGATAAATCGATATTCGGGCATGGCTTAAACTTCGTCCGCAAGGTCTGCAACGGCTGATGACTCAACTTCTACATGTTGATGTGCTATCAAACCTCGTCTTTAGATTTATGGAAAGCGCCAATAATACGTTGGTAAATGACTGTCGTTGTTGTGTTGTCGGTTGAACCCGGATTTGATAGACCCAATCAGCCCAGAGACCGTTTTAACGAAATAACTTAAGTGGACGAAAAAAAACCAAGAGAACCAATCCCTGCATTCATTATGAATGTTATTCATATAATAATCCTTATTTACAATAAAATCAAACGGGATTGGATGCGAAAAAAAGAAAGGAGAGCAAATTTAATTTTACAAAACAACTAGAAGTGAAGAGAGACGCTTTGGTTATGGATAAGCGCCATTTTTATCAACTTTACACCAACCCAAAAAGCCGGTATAGTTTTATACTTTTCAGGAAAACAAAAGCGGATTAGATGCAAATAATTAACATACAGGACACAAAATGAATCCCAATGAATTTCCTATCAAAGACCTGCTTCCCCACAGGAAATGGATGCTCCTTGTTGAACAGATTCTTGAAGTGAATGAGGTCTTAAGCGTGTCCAGTGCCGTGGTGGGAGATCACTGGCCCCTTGTCTGCGAGGGATCGGCAAGTCCCATCGTCATGGTGGAGCTGGCGGCCCAAACCGCCGGCATCAACAACAGTATCAACCGTTTGCAGACCCGGGGAAAGGAAGACGGCAACATGGGATGGATTGCCGGTGTTAAATCCGCTGTTTTCCACTTAAATGGTCTTCCTGTGGGTGCGACCCTTATCACCCGAACCCAAAACAGCTTCGCCTTCGAAGATTTCAGAGAAGTTACTGCAACGGTAACATTAGATAAAACCGTTGCCGCAGAAATCATACTACAACTCGTGTCGGCATAAAAAAAAACAGAGCGCTTCAAACAATCATACTTAGGATACGCTTTCCATGTCCCAGAAAATAGATACAAAAACCGCAGTCATCACAGGCGCAAGCCGGGGAATCGGCCGGGCCATTGCCATTGAACTTGCAGGACAGGGGTATTATACCTTTATAAATTACCACTCGGACAAAACCGGAGCCGAGAATACGCTGGAACAGGTCCGGGCCGTTGGCTCCAATGGAGAAATCATGCAGTTTGATGTGGCAAACAAAGAGCAGTCCAAAGCCGCCATTGACCATATCGTGGGCCGGTGCGAGACCCTTGATGTACTGATAAACAATGCAGGTATTGTGGATGACGGTTTATTCATCATGATGAAGGAAGAAAGCTGGGACAAGGTGATCCGGACCAGTCTTGACGGTTTTTACAATATGACAAAGCCGATCCTGAAAAGAATGGTTCGCCAAAAACGGGGGACTGTTGTCTCCATCGCATCGTTGTCCGGTCTGACAGGCAATCGGGGACAGGCCAATTACAGTGCGGCCAAGGCTGGACTTATCGGTGCCAGCCGTAGCATTGCATCCGAAGTGGCTCGGCTCGGCATCCGTATCAATGTCGTGGCGCCAGGGCTCATTGAAACCGATATGACCAAGAATCTGCCCATGGACAATGTCAAAACCATGATTCCCATGGCCCGGGTGGGCCGCCCCGAAGAGGTGGCAGGGGTGGTAAAATTTCTATGTTCCGAGGATGCATCCTACGTCACCGGCCAGGTGATTTCAGTCAACGGCGGCATGTTCTAATGTTCATGGTAAAAAAATTTTCCCTGGGGGTTGCGATTGTCTTGATTACGACGATGGTTTCAGCCGGAGCAATCGCAGCGACCATGGCGGACATGCAGGAGGCGGCCGGCAGCATCCGGTCAATCAGTGCCGATTTCATCCAGGAAAAGCATATGAAAATCCTGGTGAAACCGCTGATTTCAAAAGGAATTATCCGATTTCAAAGCCCGGATTCACTCAGGTTTGAATACCGGGAACCCATTCAAAACATCCTGATCATGCAGGGTAAAAGCGTTTCTCGTTATATACGCAAGGACAACACCTTTGTCAGGGACCATGCGGCGGCCATGGGTGCCATGACAATTGTCATGGATGAAATCAGCCAATGGCTGAAAGGGGATTTCAACACCAGTGTTTTCCATGCGACCATTGAGGATACAATGGAACCCGGCAGAATCATCCTGGCACCAAAGGATAAGGCCATGACCCACTTTATCCAGGACATTGTCCTGATATTGTCTGAACAGCCGGGCGTATTTAAAGAGGTCCTTATCCGCGAAAACCAGGACTCTTTTACCCGCCTTCGATTTGATAAAGTAAAACTGAATGAAGGCATTAACCCAGAGGTGTTTACAGCGCCAAAATGAGACGAAAGACTGCGCTGGAATATCTCGTTGTATTTATTTTTTTTATTGGCGCAGGGTGCGCTGATCTGCCGCATATTATCCCCATAAACACTTCCCCGGTTCCTGAGCAAAGCATTTCCCGAGAGTTGAATCAACTGTTTCCAACCGGTGCTTTTCAGTTTGTCCACGCCATAGAGTTGACCATGCCGGGCAGCCATTCAGCCATGCTCATGGGCGTTGTAAATATCCATCCCAGGCAACAGGCCATCCATTGTGTGATCATGACACTGGAAGGGATCGTTCTTTTTGATGCGGACCACACCAGTGAAGCGTTTACAATCCACCGGGCGATCCCTCCTTTTGACAGCAGGGCCCTTGCCCAGGGTCTGATATCGGATATTGAGCTGATTTTTTTCAAACCCCAAGGCAAAATTAGTGCTTGGGGACAGCTTGAAAATAAAAACAAAATTTTCAGATTTTCAGAACCCGGCGGCGAAACATTAGACATTGTTATCTCCCCGGACAGAACCGTTTGGACCCAAAATTTAAGAAGCCCCAGTCATAGAATCAAACGCCGTGTTAAGTACGTATTCTCCAAACCCCAAACCGCCACAAACAGCCGACCATTTGTTTTCCCAAAGTCGATAACCTTGACAGCGGCATTCCCATCACGATACACGTTAACCATGACTCTGACAGACGCAAATTTAATACCTGACACCAACCACGGCAAAGACAATAAATGAAGCTGAAACTGATCTATC
This window of the uncultured Desulfobacter sp. genome carries:
- a CDS encoding cytidylate kinase-like family protein, with protein sequence MNRSIHKIIDEQVKRWEMQKKRDEKSVDACRVITISREFGSRGQQVAEALAHALEYDLFHHEILESMIKESQNAKVLLETLDEKGMNIVEDLVAELVHEHHLWPDEYSKILLRVLNTIGRHGNAVILGRGANFALKNINALRVRIVAPDALRRKVVQEARGLNAEDAQKMMVSTDANRTAFIRRYFNADTQDPANYDLVLNTGTLPVEKAVSIIQAALA
- the fabG gene encoding 3-oxoacyl-ACP reductase FabG, whose protein sequence is MSQKIDTKTAVITGASRGIGRAIAIELAGQGYYTFINYHSDKTGAENTLEQVRAVGSNGEIMQFDVANKEQSKAAIDHIVGRCETLDVLINNAGIVDDGLFIMMKEESWDKVIRTSLDGFYNMTKPILKRMVRQKRGTVVSIASLSGLTGNRGQANYSAAKAGLIGASRSIASEVARLGIRINVVAPGLIETDMTKNLPMDNVKTMIPMARVGRPEEVAGVVKFLCSEDASYVTGQVISVNGGMF
- a CDS encoding outer membrane lipoprotein carrier protein LolA encodes the protein MFMVKKFSLGVAIVLITTMVSAGAIAATMADMQEAAGSIRSISADFIQEKHMKILVKPLISKGIIRFQSPDSLRFEYREPIQNILIMQGKSVSRYIRKDNTFVRDHAAAMGAMTIVMDEISQWLKGDFNTSVFHATIEDTMEPGRIILAPKDKAMTHFIQDIVLILSEQPGVFKEVLIRENQDSFTRLRFDKVKLNEGINPEVFTAPK